Genomic window (Ostrea edulis chromosome 9, xbOstEdul1.1, whole genome shotgun sequence):
GCCAAAACCGTCGCGAAATATCGCCACATGGTTGTTCAATCAAATGTGAGAACAACCAACGCCAATAAAATTGGAGAATGAGCGACGCATACATCGACCGTGTCCTACGTTCGCCATTGAAAGAGCAGACTTGTTGCAGCTTACTTTGTAAATTGTATAATAGTAAGTCATTGCCAAGTTCAGATAGATGAACTCCATCGTTAACAAACAATCCGCTAGAATCCCAAGATATCTCGGGATAGCTGATATAGAAACCATTGTTCACAACGAACAATTTGCTCATAAAACTGTTAATTCTTTTGACTGCAATCTTTTGAGACTTAACATTTTTGCTGTAACGCCATGAAAATCTTGGAAGAATATGAGACCAACCAAGGAGGGTGTTTGGAAGCTCAGACCGAATCCTTTGAAATGTTTCTTTCATCCTCAATCGAAGTTCGAGTAAAGGCACATTACCAATATCATTACCCCCACAGtgaattattaaaatttcagGCAATGATTCATACCTCCTTAGTAACTGAATGCGAGGGAACAATTTTTTCCAAGTTGGACCACCCTTGCCCTGCCAAAGGATGTGATAATTTAGACGTCTAAGTCCCAGATGTGATTTTTCAGTTGAGAGGCTAGCTCGTTGGAATGCCCGCTTGATAATGGATGAACCAACTATCCATATACTTTTTTCTTGACCTATGTGATAAAATATATTCTACTAAGTCCTAATATAAGTTTTATAAGCATTTGAAATCCATCTaccttttttcattatttcggATTCAGAATGCCCTTTTGAAAAACTGTCCGATGCAGCTCCAATTCGGAAAGAGTGGGAAGTGTAACGTGAATTTGAAAGACCTAAATTATTTATTGCTTTATTAAGGACTGATGTAAATTGATAACGGGTAAGTGGACTGTCGTCTACATGAACAAAAAGCTGACTATTAATTTTTGGTCTGACAGACAAATATCTTTGTAAATGAAAAAGAGGGCAAATAACTGTAATATCTTACTCGTTCAACTGAATTAACGATCCTTTTCCTGATTGGTCAGTTTTGGAATATGGAACTGTTATCTTTAATAATTTCTTATTCAGTGACTGGTCAAATAAAATTTGTATGTGGTTAATGCCAATAACATGGCGAATGTCGCGTGTATTACTGCATGTAAATTCACCGACTCTCAAAAAGGCATGATATGCTAAGGAAAAGGCCGagcaaaataaatatgtttcaaaattagaGGAACACACTAAACTTGAACTTGACATgaggtttttcaaaatattttcagtaATAGGCAAACGACGGTCAATTGTTTTGCGGGAACGTTTTATACCCTCTAGTAGTTTTCTAATCATGAAACATTGTGTATAGTCGTTGGTGCCTATCAGTTTGCACTTAAAACTTATACCAGCTAAATAAGATGATATAGTGCTGTACGCTAAATTGCGAAGTGATAAGTGAGCAAtgaatatgcaaggtgaagataacgaacagtgatcaatctcataactcctacaagcaatacaaaatagatagttgggcaaacacggacccctggacacaccagaggtgggatcaggtgcctaggaggagtaagcatcccctgttgaccggtcacacccgccgtg
Coding sequences:
- the LOC130050489 gene encoding uncharacterized protein LOC130050489, encoding MQFRQSSHSAEPRPLKEKRKFTGKSRMPGKKLKVQSTPTAVANAGVSIKEVASSVSELILPELKQAIQTIITQRQDSVLSSSRNEPETSEKSGPSSSVSTANPDVEQRIDVLINPKQPVPNEGQEKSIWIVGSSIIKRAFQRASLSTEKSHLGLRRLNYHILWQGKGGPTWKKLFPRIQLLRRYESLPEILIIHCGGNDIGNVPLLELRLRMKETFQRIRSELPNTLLGWSHILPRFSWRYSKNVKSQKIAVKRINSFMSKLFVVNNGFYISYPEISWDSSGLFVNDGVHLSELGNDLLLYNLQSKLQQVCSFNGERRTRSMYASLILQFYWRWLFSHLIEQPCGDISRRFWLL